The following proteins are co-located in the Pseudomonas sp. ATCC 13867 genome:
- the rpsU gene encoding 30S ribosomal protein S21 has product MPAVKVKENEPFDVALRRFKRSCEKAGVLAEVRSREFYEKPTAERKRKAAAAVKRHAKKVQREQRRRERLY; this is encoded by the coding sequence ATGCCCGCCGTCAAAGTTAAAGAGAACGAACCCTTCGACGTAGCTCTGCGTCGTTTCAAGCGCTCCTGCGAAAAAGCAGGCGTACTGGCCGAAGTCCGTAGCCGCGAATTCTACGAAAAGCCGACCGCCGAGCGTAAGCGCAAGGCCGCTGCCGCCGTCAAGCGTCACGCCAAGAAAGTGCAGCGCGAACAGCGCCGCCGCGAGCGCCTGTACTGA